From Pseudoalteromonas viridis, the proteins below share one genomic window:
- a CDS encoding alternative ribosome-rescue factor A, with protein sequence MASKRSQSHEHLRGEIKDNALKALVTSPLFRSKVEKSKKGKGSYRRKDKHQGREPYLMAA encoded by the coding sequence ATGGCAAGCAAACGCAGCCAGTCCCACGAACATTTACGGGGCGAGATAAAAGACAACGCTTTAAAAGCTTTGGTAACCAGCCCGCTGTTTAGAAGCAAAGTAGAGAAAAGTAAAAAAGGCAAAGGCAGCTACCGTCGTAAGGACAAACACCAGGGCCGAGAGCCTTACCTTATGGCAGCTTAG
- a CDS encoding alpha/beta fold hydrolase: MRSIKTSNGITLSYQDCGNRHAPAIILIMGLGAQMTVWPDELYFGLVDKGFRVIRFDNRDSGLSSHLDDYGTPNLFKTWLRRKVPFGKQAPYSLEDMADDVLALMKALKIKKAHLVGASMGGMIAQILAAKERKKVLSLTSIMSNSNNQLISGKSLGVLIKLARLTPRDNCRQAAISYNVRLNQLIGSPAYPRDEHTLREQATMHISRAHNPAGFKRQLAAITASGDRRHLLTRIKAPTLVIHGTHDPIFPLTAGEQTAAEIRKARLKVVEGLGHDFPPILMGKMAKWIAKHVKKAELKRLKKKRKKKAAAEQTEPVSAPTCKPDPSS; this comes from the coding sequence ATGCGCAGCATTAAAACCTCAAACGGCATAACCCTGAGCTATCAGGATTGTGGTAACCGACATGCACCCGCCATTATTCTGATCATGGGGCTGGGCGCACAAATGACGGTGTGGCCCGATGAGCTGTATTTTGGTCTGGTAGACAAAGGCTTCAGAGTGATCCGCTTCGATAACCGCGACAGCGGTTTGTCGAGCCACCTGGACGACTACGGCACCCCCAATCTGTTTAAAACCTGGTTACGCCGCAAGGTCCCCTTTGGTAAGCAAGCGCCCTACTCGCTCGAAGATATGGCAGACGATGTACTGGCACTGATGAAGGCACTGAAAATTAAAAAAGCTCACCTGGTTGGTGCCTCTATGGGTGGCATGATAGCGCAGATTTTAGCCGCCAAGGAGCGCAAAAAAGTGCTCAGTCTGACTTCAATCATGTCTAATTCAAACAATCAGTTAATTTCAGGAAAAAGCCTGGGTGTGCTGATCAAACTGGCACGACTCACGCCCCGCGACAACTGTCGACAGGCCGCGATTTCATATAATGTCAGGCTTAATCAGCTAATAGGCAGCCCCGCCTATCCGCGAGACGAACATACCCTGCGCGAGCAGGCCACCATGCATATCAGCCGGGCCCACAATCCAGCAGGGTTTAAACGCCAGCTGGCCGCCATCACCGCCAGTGGCGACCGACGCCACCTGTTAACCCGGATCAAGGCGCCTACCTTAGTGATCCACGGCACCCATGACCCGATTTTTCCGCTTACGGCGGGTGAGCAAACCGCCGCCGAGATCCGCAAGGCACGGCTAAAAGTGGTAGAGGGCCTGGGGCATGACTTTCCGCCCATACTGATGGGCAAAATGGCTAAGTGGATTGCCAAACACGTAAAAAAGGCCGAACTCAAACGGCTCAAAAAGAAACGTAAGAAAAAGGCGGCAGCAGAACAAACCGAGCCAGTTTCGGCACCTACCTGTAAGCCCGACCCATCCAGCTAA
- a CDS encoding NAD(P)H-dependent flavin oxidoreductase has product MKTPITDLLGIEKPIVLPGMSWISVPELVAAVSNAGGLGILATGPLTQEQTRQAIAKIRTLTDKPFGVGITLLMPGAKENAKVALAEQVPVINFSLGKGDWIVEGVKRYGGKTIATVVTEKHALAAQKSGADALLVTGHEAAAHGGEVTSLCLVPNIVELVDIPVIAAGGFSDGKGLLAALALGADAVAMGSRLATSTQSPVHQNVKQAVVDKKVADTIYSKNFDGLYARVMKTPMAEKATRRPMNPIVAVFKSFKASKMVDMPLWKLLLGLLAQFDKIRMLTLFGAATEKLEAATIRGDLEQGVQFIGQSQGMIRDIEPVEILIDRIMAEAKAEHARVSKLLAE; this is encoded by the coding sequence ATGAAAACACCTATTACTGACTTACTGGGCATAGAAAAACCCATCGTCTTACCTGGCATGAGCTGGATTTCAGTTCCTGAGCTGGTTGCAGCAGTCTCCAATGCCGGGGGCCTTGGGATCTTAGCCACCGGACCGTTAACGCAGGAGCAAACCCGTCAGGCCATTGCCAAAATTCGCACCCTCACCGACAAGCCCTTTGGCGTTGGGATCACCTTGCTGATGCCCGGCGCAAAAGAAAACGCCAAGGTCGCGCTGGCTGAACAAGTGCCAGTGATTAACTTTTCGCTGGGTAAAGGCGACTGGATAGTGGAAGGCGTAAAACGTTACGGCGGCAAAACCATCGCCACAGTCGTGACCGAAAAGCATGCGCTGGCCGCGCAAAAAAGTGGTGCAGATGCCCTGCTGGTAACCGGCCATGAAGCCGCCGCACACGGCGGTGAGGTCACATCCTTGTGCCTGGTACCCAACATTGTTGAGCTGGTCGACATTCCGGTGATTGCAGCAGGTGGATTTTCCGATGGCAAAGGCTTACTGGCTGCCTTGGCACTGGGGGCCGATGCCGTTGCCATGGGCTCTCGTCTGGCAACCAGCACGCAAAGCCCGGTCCACCAGAATGTTAAACAGGCGGTGGTCGATAAAAAGGTCGCCGACACCATTTACTCTAAGAACTTCGATGGCCTCTACGCCCGGGTAATGAAAACTCCGATGGCAGAAAAAGCCACCCGCCGCCCGATGAATCCCATCGTGGCCGTTTTTAAGTCCTTTAAAGCCTCAAAAATGGTCGATATGCCGCTGTGGAAATTACTACTGGGCTTACTGGCTCAGTTCGACAAAATCCGTATGCTGACCCTCTTTGGTGCCGCCACCGAAAAGCTGGAAGCCGCCACCATCAGGGGCGACCTGGAACAGGGCGTTCAGTTTATTGGCCAGTCGCAGGGGATGATCCGCGACATCGAACCCGTCGAGATCTTGATCGACCGAATCATGGCTGAAGCGAAAGCCGAGCACGCCCGGGTAAGCAAACTACTGGCAGAATGA